One Leopardus geoffroyi isolate Oge1 chromosome B1, O.geoffroyi_Oge1_pat1.0, whole genome shotgun sequence DNA window includes the following coding sequences:
- the LOC123589654 gene encoding serine protease 52-like isoform X2, which produces MKVDKSIIHPYFDSWFLDNDIALLLLKSPFKLGVKEVPICLSEVNDIQKWRNCWVTGWGITIPMQDTTSRLQKVNIKLVKWETCSHKVPILTRNMLCAGSPQGGKDACQLILEIYRFGLQKDPVTSIPTTWSRASVNTALSSQRSCATML; this is translated from the exons ATGAAAGTGGACAAGTCAATTATTCACCCTTATTTTGACAGCTGGTTCTTGGATAATGACATTGCTTTGCTCTTACTCAAATCTCCATTTAAATTGGGTGTCAAGGAAGTACCCATCTGCCTGTCAGAGGTTAATGACatacagaaatggagaaactgCTGGGTGACTGGATGGGGCATTACCA TTCCTATGCAAGATACGACTTCACGGCTGCAAAAAGTCAACATCAAGCTGGTCAAATGGGAAACATGCTCCCATAAGGTGCCTATACTCACTAGGAACATGCTGTGTGCTGGGAGCCCTCAAGGTGGGAAGGACGCCTGCCAG CTAATCCTTGAGATCTACAGATTTGGTCTTCAGAAAGATCCTGTCACCTCCATACCTACCACCTGGTCCAGAGCCTCAGTAAATACTGCTTTGAGCTCTCAGAGATCATGTGCAACAATGCTATGA
- the LOC123589654 gene encoding serine protease 52-like isoform X1 translates to MKVDKSIIHPYFDSWFLDNDIALLLLKSPFKLGVKEVPICLSEVNDIQKWRNCWVTGWGITIPMQDTTSRLQKVNIKLVKWETCSHKVPILTRNMLCAGSPQGGKDACQGDSGSPLVCQKNNHQSIWYQLGIVSWGVGCGRKKLPGVYTKVSNYLSWIDTETAMSGKPYVHEPDSGYSLLLSPWAILLLYFVILLLPCD, encoded by the exons ATGAAAGTGGACAAGTCAATTATTCACCCTTATTTTGACAGCTGGTTCTTGGATAATGACATTGCTTTGCTCTTACTCAAATCTCCATTTAAATTGGGTGTCAAGGAAGTACCCATCTGCCTGTCAGAGGTTAATGACatacagaaatggagaaactgCTGGGTGACTGGATGGGGCATTACCA TTCCTATGCAAGATACGACTTCACGGCTGCAAAAAGTCAACATCAAGCTGGTCAAATGGGAAACATGCTCCCATAAGGTGCCTATACTCACTAGGAACATGCTGTGTGCTGGGAGCCCTCAAGGTGGGAAGGACGCCTGCCAG GGTGACAGTGGGAGTCCTCTGGTTTGCCAGAAAAACAACCACCAAAGCATATGGTACCAACTAGGCATTGTCAGCTGGGGAGTGGGCTGTGGCCGGAAGAAACTGCCTGGAGTGTACACGAAGGTGTCTAATTATCTGTCATGGATTGACACAGAGACCGCGATGTCAGGAAAGCCCTATGTGCATGAGCCAGACTCCGGGTACAGTTTGCTTCTCTCACCTTGGGCCATCTTGTTATTGTATTTTGTGATACTTCTACTACCCTGTGATTAA